Genomic segment of Candidatus Chlorohelix allophototropha:
AGACCACTTTCGTATAAATCCTGCGGGATTGCCTGAATACCCGAAAGGGTAATAATAAAGTTAAAGCCTAGCGAAGACCAAATAGTCATAAAAGCCACTGCCGGTAATGCGGTTAGCGCATCATTAAGCAAAGTGGTGGACTTGATTTGAAGGAAATCAATAAGCCATTGGGTTACTTTTACGTTTGGGCTATAGATTAAAGACCAAATGACCGCGGCACTAGCCACAGAAATTGCCACGCTGCTGGTAAAAATCGTGCGGAAAACGCCTATTATCCGCACTTTAGCAGTTGCCAGAACCGCTAATGCCAGCGAAGCGACAACCCCAAATGGCACTACCATAATAGTAAAAACGATAGTAGTCCAAATACTACGCAAGTATTCGGATCGCCCGCTATCGTCCAAATTCAGAATGCGTGAGTAGTATTTTACATCGTTAAATTTAACCGGGTCGCCTCTAGCATCCGTAATAAAAAAGCTAAGGTAGATTGCTCGGAAAAATGGAACATAAGTGAAAGCTATAAATATTATCAAGGCAGGTAGCATGTAAAGCATCGCCCAAGCAAACTCAATCCGGCGATTTCGCGCCATATTGCG
This window contains:
- a CDS encoding carbohydrate ABC transporter permease, which gives rise to MSIKQDNSTEVHGKGTVANANGEPVMIVPERTPEEKRNMARNRRIEFAWAMLYMLPALIIFIAFTYVPFFRAIYLSFFITDARGDPVKFNDVKYYSRILNLDDSGRSEYLRSIWTTIVFTIMVVPFGVVASLALAVLATAKVRIIGVFRTIFTSSVAISVASAAVIWSLIYSPNVKVTQWLIDFLQIKSTTLLNDALTALPAVAFMTIWSSLGFNFIITLSGIQAIPQDLYESGLIDGASGWKAFRFITLPLLTPTLLFLFVISVISSFQAFTQFNVLVGNEGPDGTTNVLVYTIFTAFWKDNRYGFASALSVVLFVVLLVLTFIQFKSLDRKVHYQ